In the Gossypium arboreum isolate Shixiya-1 chromosome 10, ASM2569848v2, whole genome shotgun sequence genome, one interval contains:
- the LOC108487722 gene encoding TPR repeat-containing thioredoxin TTL4-like, translated as MEEFSPERRSGCGILNAVFGKRNFWPRRTTSTGSLHIINNNNNVINDKTAANSNTKRRRSGSDETEFFGPEAPPSKPSVKSVPNHPKPHQQNLVQKPVVEPSRATTTATQGYGNGNLGRKMPKATISISGELESMIVDHQKAKGNSNLLRASSSNMMIYGNLGNLRQPAAGGNTTTNSYNVAKDNVSTPNGKYPNTVMGNVVKKPVEEKRKEEQQQPASLCRALSTRMDPEQLKFMGNEDYKNGRFGEALALYEAAIAIDPNKASYRSNKSAALAALGRVLEAVFECREAIKIEPHYHRAHHRLANLYLRLGDVEKAIYHYKHAGLEADQDDIAKARTVQTHLNKCTEAKRRRDWNSLLKESDSAINDGADSAPQIFSLKAEALLKLHRHQDADKTLLGGPIFNFDDLNKYFGPIGNANLLVVRAQVDMAAGRFDEALGAIQRAIKLDPNNKEANTVMQKARAVAVARSNGNEHFKASKFSEACLAYVEGLEHDPHNAVLLCNRAACWSKLGHLEKAVDDCTLALNLRPAYTKARLRRADCNFKMKKWEASIQDYTILVRETPDNEEVKKGLSQAQMQLNKQNGEVV; from the exons ATGGAGGAATTTTCGCCGGAAAGGAGATCAGGTTGTGGGATATTAAATGCAGTATTTGGGAAGCGTAATTTTTGGCCTAGGAGGACTACTTCAACAGGTTCTTTGCATATTATTAACAACAACAACAACGTCATCAACGACAAAACTGCAGCCAACTCAAACACAAAGCGGCGGCGAAGTGGCTCTGATGAGACGGAGTTTTTCGGACCGGAAGCGCCGCCATCAAAACCCTCCGTGAAATCGGTCCCAAATCATCCTAAGCCCCACCAGCAAAACCTGGTTCAGAAACCCGTTGTAGAACCGAGTAGAGCAACAACGACTGCTACCCAAGGATATGGCAACGGCAACCTTGGTCGAAAGATGCCTAAGGCAACCATTAGTATCTCCGGCGAGCTCGAAAGCATGATCGTCGATCATCAAAAAGCCAAAGGCAACAGCAATCTCCTTCGAGCTTCATCCAGTAACATGATGATTTATGGCAATTTAGGCAACTTGAGGCAACCTGCTGCAGGAGGGAACACTACCACCAATTCATATAACGTTGCAAAGGACAATGTTTCGACGCCTAATGGGAAATATCCCAACACCGTAATGGGAAATGTAGTGAAGAAACCGGTTGAAGAAAAACGCAAGGAAGAACAACAACAACCAGCTTCTCTTTGTCGAGCTCTTTCAACCAGAATGGATCCCGAACAGTTGAAATTCATGGGCAATGAAGATTATAAGAATGGGAGGTTCGGAGAAGCTTTGGCTTTGTATGAAGCCGCCATTGCTATTGATCCCAATAAAGCTTCTTATCGAAGCAACAAAAGTGCAGCTTTAGCAGCTTTGGGAAGGGTTCTTGAAGCAGTTTTCGAGTGCAGAGAAGCCATTAAAATTGAACCTCATTATCACAGAGCTCACCATCGTTTAGCTAACTTATATCTCAG ATTAGGGGATGTGGAGAAAGCTATATATCACTACAAGCATGCAGGCCTTGAGGCTGATCAAGATGACATTGCCAAAGCTAGAACTGTTCAGACACATTTAAACAAATGTACTGAAGCTAAAAGGCGACGAGATTGGAACAGTTTGCTAAAAGAATCAGATTCCGCCATTAATGATGGTGCAGATTCAGCTCCACAG ATATTTTCATTGAAAGCTGAGGCCTTGTTGAAGCTCCACAGACACCAAGATGCCGATAAAACATTATTGGGAGGtccaattttcaattttgatgACTTAAATAAATACTTTGGCCCAATTGGTAACGCCAATTTGCTGGTTGTTCGAGCTCAGGTGGATATGGCCGCCGGCAG ATTTGATGAAGCATTGGGGGCGATTCAACGAGCCATTAAGCTGGATCCGAACAACAAAGAAGCGAACACCGTAATGCAAAAAGCGAGAGCAGTGGCGGTCGCTCGATCCAACGGCAATGAGCATTTCAAGGCATCAAAATTCTCTGAAGCATGCTTGGCATACGTGGAAGGGCTGGAGCATGATCCCCACAACGCCGTCTTGTTGTGCAACCGAGCCGCTTGTTGGTCCAAACTTGGTCACTTGGAAAAGGCAGTTGATGACTGCACCCTTGCCCTCAACCTCCGCCCTGCCTACACCAAGGCTAGACTACGACGAGCGGATTGTAATTTCAAG ATGAAGAAATGGGAAGCTTCAATACAAGACTACACAATTTTGGTAAGGGAAACACCAGACAACGAGGAGGTGAAAAAGGGATTGTCCCAGGCTCAAATGCAACTCAACAAGCAAAATGGTGAAGTTGTATAA